A window of Pseudomonadota bacterium contains these coding sequences:
- a CDS encoding NUDIX hydrolase: MRWTPHLTVAAIAERNKTFLMVEERINGNLVLNQPAGHLNDAESLLEAVVRETLEETGWHFHPESLVGIYRWRNPENGETYLRAALSGECTDHEPRRPLDDGIEGVLWLSHSQIVARTVSLRSPLVLRCLDDYLSGTRYPLALLQNLP, translated from the coding sequence ATGCGTTGGACGCCTCATCTTACCGTTGCCGCTATTGCTGAACGCAACAAGACATTCCTGATGGTAGAAGAGCGAATCAACGGGAATTTGGTTCTAAACCAGCCTGCAGGCCACTTGAACGATGCCGAAAGCCTCCTGGAAGCGGTTGTTCGCGAGACCCTGGAAGAGACAGGCTGGCATTTTCATCCGGAATCGCTCGTTGGGATCTATCGCTGGCGCAATCCCGAAAACGGTGAAACCTATCTACGGGCCGCCCTCAGCGGCGAGTGCACTGATCACGAACCCCGCAGGCCGCTAGACGACGGAATTGAAGGGGTACTGTGGTTATCGCACTCGCAGATCGTTGCCCGAACCGTATCATTGAGGAGCCCGCTGGTGCTGCGATGCCTGGACGACTACCTGTCGGGCACACGTTATCCGCTGGCGCTGCTCCAGAATCTTCCCTGA
- a CDS encoding NADP-dependent isocitrate dehydrogenase: protein MAYDKISVPTDGERITVNADNSLTVPERPIIPYIEGDGIGVDITPVMIKVVDSAVEKAYGGTRKIAWMELFAGEKATRVYDKDTWLPDETLNAVKEFVVSIKGPLTTPVGGGIRSLNVALRQNLDLYVCLRPVRYYKGTPSPVREPEKTDMVIFRENSEDIYAGIEWEAKSDAAKKVIDFLQREMGVKKIRFPESSGIGIKPVSQEGTHRLVRKAIQYAIDNDRPSLTLVHKGNIMKFTEGGFRDWGYELAKQEFGATEINGGPWCGFKNPKTGREIVVKDVIADAFLQQILLRPAEYDVIATLNLNGDYISDALAAQVGGIGIAPGANMSDTVAMFEATHGTAPKYAGQDKVNPGSLILSAEMMLRHMGWVEAADLIVKGMEGAIDAKTVTYDFERLMDGAKLLSCSEFGEAVGSHM from the coding sequence ATGGCCTACGATAAGATTTCGGTGCCCACCGATGGCGAGCGAATTACCGTCAATGCGGACAATTCCCTCACTGTGCCGGAAAGACCGATCATCCCCTACATCGAGGGGGATGGGATCGGTGTGGATATCACGCCGGTGATGATCAAAGTTGTTGATTCAGCGGTGGAAAAGGCTTACGGCGGGACAAGGAAGATTGCCTGGATGGAGCTCTTCGCCGGTGAGAAAGCCACCCGAGTTTACGATAAAGACACCTGGCTGCCCGATGAGACGTTGAATGCTGTAAAGGAATTCGTGGTCTCTATCAAGGGACCTCTAACCACCCCGGTTGGTGGGGGCATCCGCTCGCTGAACGTGGCCTTGCGTCAGAACCTCGATCTTTACGTCTGCCTGCGCCCTGTCCGCTACTACAAAGGGACGCCGAGCCCGGTCCGCGAGCCTGAAAAGACCGATATGGTGATTTTTCGCGAGAACTCCGAGGATATCTATGCGGGTATCGAGTGGGAAGCCAAGAGCGATGCCGCCAAGAAGGTCATCGACTTTCTCCAGCGGGAGATGGGTGTCAAGAAGATTCGTTTTCCGGAGTCCTCGGGCATCGGAATCAAACCGGTTTCACAGGAAGGAACGCATCGGCTGGTTCGCAAGGCGATTCAATACGCTATCGACAATGACCGCCCCTCATTAACCCTGGTCCACAAGGGTAATATCATGAAGTTCACGGAGGGGGGATTCCGCGACTGGGGCTACGAGTTGGCCAAACAGGAGTTCGGCGCCACAGAGATCAACGGGGGGCCATGGTGTGGCTTCAAAAACCCCAAGACGGGGCGGGAAATCGTGGTGAAAGATGTGATTGCCGATGCTTTTCTGCAACAAATCCTGCTGCGGCCGGCCGAGTACGATGTAATTGCCACATTGAACCTCAATGGCGACTATATTTCGGATGCCCTGGCGGCTCAGGTGGGGGGTATAGGTATCGCCCCTGGAGCCAATATGTCTGACACCGTGGCCATGTTCGAGGCAACCCACGGTACGGCGCCCAAGTACGCGGGACAGGACAAGGTGAATCCGGGTTCGTTGATTCTGTCTGCCGAGATGATGCTCCGACATATGGGTTGGGTCGAAGCGGCCGATTTGATCGTCAAAGGTATGGAAGGTGCCATCGATGCGAAAACGGTGACTTATGACTTCGAGCGGCTTATGGACGGGGCAAAGTTGCTCAGTTGCTCCGAATTCGGCGAAGCCGTGGGCTCCCATATGTAA